In Scylla paramamosain isolate STU-SP2022 chromosome 19, ASM3559412v1, whole genome shotgun sequence, a single genomic region encodes these proteins:
- the LOC135109696 gene encoding ras-related protein Rab-27A-like gives MGSGKDYDYLIKFLALGDSGVGKTSFLYHYTEGVFQQQFISTVGIDFREKRLTHRRKEGGPPQGVHLQLWDTAGQEKFRSLTTAFYRDAMGFLLLFDLTNEQSFIDIRNWLEQLKTHAYCEDPDIVLCGNKVDLEDQRVVSEQRGKEVAQKFGLTYVETSAATGQNVEAAVNHLLDAVMRRMALAVDSSILPGRRGRAKGLVAGEDGRAENNENNCAC, from the exons ATGGGCAGTGGCAAAGATTATGACTATCTGATAAAGTTCCTGGCACTGGGAGACTCTGGAGTGGGCAAGACCAGCTTCCTTTATCACTACACTGAGGGTGTCTTTCAGCAGCAGTTCATTTCCACAGTAGGCATTGACTTCAGGGAAAAGCGACTG ACTCACCGTCGAAAGGAGGGAGGACCACCCCAAGGAGTGCACCTGCAACTCTGGGACACAGCAGGCCAGGAAAA GTTTCGTAGtttaactacagccttttatCGGGATGCCATgggctttctcctcctctttgattTGACTAATGAACAGTCATTCATCGATATCAGGAATTGGCTGGAGCAACTCAAG ACACATGCTTACTGTGAGGACCCTGACATAGTGCTGTGCGGCAACAAGGTAGACCTTGAGGACCAGCGTGTGGTGTCTGAGCAGCGAGGGAAAGAGGTGGCTCAGAAGTTTGG ACTGACATATGTGGAGACCTCTGCTGCCACTGGCCAGAATGTGGAGGCTGCTGTGAACCACCTTCTGGATGCTGTGATGAGGCGGATGGCCCTGGCGGTGGACTCCAGCATCCTGCCAGGACGCAGGGGCCGGGCCAAGGGTTTGGTGGCTGGAGAGGACGGTAGGGccgaaaataatgaaaataactgtGCCTGTTAA